A genomic stretch from Pochonia chlamydosporia 170 chromosome 4, whole genome shotgun sequence includes:
- a CDS encoding actin (similar to Neurospora crassa OR74A XP_965686.2) has protein sequence MAQQPLSTSAIPTDIYGGDEVSALVLDPGYCNTRAGFAGEDVPKAVLPSFYGHVTSEPQHDLFGDECIIPRADFEIRNYMNRESVVEDWDVASKIWENMLVKRLQPERQTPPSRNGLNDVVKDQDGEGDIAMDEVENQEKPLQENPLLMTEAAWNSPKAREKAIEIIMENWGCPAFWLSRTPVLSAFAAGKATALVIDVGGANTSVTAIHDGMVLKRSIQRSPAGGLWLSSQIRNMWETSDPKVQLTPTYMVENKSPVDALAPAQVRLREFPFQISDSFRAYEEERVLTEFKESVVEVWRGPGRYSAPNNEDYIKTQPGRVFEMPDGYNQMWREQRFKVTEGLWDENAGYAVPESERLTKAQTIPELIRASLGAVDVDLRGNLLANVVVTGSTSLINGFNDRLSNELTAMYPGLKVKIHAAGLSSERRFGSWIGGSILASLGTFHQMWISRKEYEENGAGVVEKRCK, from the exons ATGGCGCAGCAGCCGTTGTCCACGTCGGCGATCCCAACCGACATCTACGGTGGAG ATGAGGTTTCTGCCCTCGTTCTCGACCCCGGGTACTGCAACACCCGCGCAGGCTTCGCCGGCGAAGATGTTCCCAAAGCTGTTCTGCCCTCGTTCTACGGGCACGTCACCAGCGAGCCGCAGCACGACCTCTTTGGCGATGAATGCATCATCCCCCGCGCCGATTTTGAGATTCGCAACTACATGAATCGAGAAAGTGTCGTCGAAGACTGGGATGTCGCGTCCAAAATTTGGGAGAACATGCTCGTCAAGCGCCTGCAACCCGAGCGTCAAACACCACCCTCTAGGAATGGGCTGAACGACGTCGTCAAGGACCAGGATGGCGAGGGCGACATTGCCATGGACGAGGTCGAGAACCAAGAAAAGCCACTGCAAGAAAATCCACTCTTGATGACAGAAGCAGCATGGAACTCGCCCAAGGCGAGAGAGAAGGCCATCGAGATCATCATGGAGAACTGGGGATGTCCTGCGTTCTGGTTAAGCCGAACTCCCGTGCTCTCTGCTTTTGCTGCGGGCAAGGCAACTGCTCTGGTCATCGATGTCGGCGGCGCCAACACCTCCGTTACCGCTATCCACGATGGTATGGTTCTTAAGCGATCTATACAGCGTTCTCCAGCTGGTGGCCTGTGGTTGTCATCCCAGATTCGCAACATGTGGGAGACCTCTGACCCCAAGGTCCAACTGACGCCGACGTACATGGTTGAAAACAAGTCGCCCGTTGACGCCTTAGCCCCTGCTCAAGTCCGACTACGAGAGTTCCCCTTCCAGATCAGCGATTCATTCCGCGCCTACGAAGAGGAGAGGGTTCTCACCGAATTCAAGGAGTCTGTTGTCGAGGTCTGGCGAGGTCCCGGCCGATATAGCGCGCCTAATAATGAAGACTATATCAAGACGCAACCTGGTCGTGTTTTCGAGATGCCCGACGGCTACAACCAAATGTGGCGCGAGCAGCGATTCAAAGTTACGGAAGGCTTGTGGGACGAGAACGCTGGATACGCCGTCCCAGAGTCGGAGCGCCTCACCAAGGCCCAAACGATTCCTGAACTCATTCGCGCCTCTCTCGGTGCCGTGGATGTCGACCTCCGCGGCAATCTGCTAGCCAACGTTGTTGTCACGGGCAGCACTAGCTTGATCAACGGCTTCAACGACCGCTTGAGCAATGAATTGACTGCCATGTACCCTGGACTTAAGGTGAAGATTCACGCGGCCGGTCTTTCTAGCGAGCGACGATTCGGCTCCTGGATTGGCGGCAGTATCCTGGCCAGTTTGGGAACTTTCCACCAGATGTGGATATCGAGAAAGGAGTACGAGGAGAATGGTGCTGGTGTCGTCGAAAAGCGGTGCaagtaa
- a CDS encoding TOS1 protein (similar to Metarhizium robertsii ARSEF 23 XP_007816893.1): MKYSSSILLASACWASAALIQQCSTGDGLPVKADLTKDLNNRYCGAVNQILYENVSRSGSFKAVTGMGSNGECRKEDKAYGGPMAPFDAGLSLHFRGPLHLKQIAVYNLASKTKRDGLELETEQKVEDETKASPKVAARHSRGHKHLHRAHVGKRADIVTATIDGKVVTWENNWFGGAPTDKPAAPSAPAVQAGAGAAVYSNKKTGNDAKPKSKFVPSGSDWDRVAYYNAKDQTANNVIFMGNYGGQGSGAWSSTWGNSLAYLNAQGTGGSSSPQTLKDIYIPSNKEFSVFSAEKCDSSCGFSLAPDVAYKGFSGASKIFLFEFKMPLDGKRCPDGGYSCPGLAPDMPAIWALNDAIPHAAQYNACSCWDSGCGEFDIFEVLSPGNKRCITAFHMDNDARSLDYFDRPVDKFIKVAAIFHGKSGSIAVKKLSDRVDFSKGLDDGTVLGWLNRPMDEVESKLSSLFQMPS, from the exons ATGAAATATTCATCATCTATTCTGCTTGCCTCCGCATGTTGGGCCTCGGCCGCCTTGATTCAACAATGCAGCACCGGCGATGGTCTGCCGGTCAAGGCCGACTTAACGAAGGACCTGAACAACAGATACTGTGGCGCCGTGAACCAAATCCTATACGAGAACGTGTCGCGAAGCGGTAGCTTTAAAGCCGTTACGGGTATGGGCTCAAACGGAGAGTGTCGTAAGGAGGATAAAGCCTACGGAGGTCCGATGGCCCCCTTTGATGCCGGT CTATCCCTTCACTTTCGGGGACCACTTCATCTCAAACAAATTGCCGTTTATAACCTCGCCTCCAAAACGAAGCGGGACGGGCTGGAGCTAGAGACGGAGCAAAAGGTCGAGGATGAGACTAAAGCGTCCCCCAAAGTCGCCGCCCGCCATAGTCGCGGTCACAAGCATCTCCATCGTGCTCACGTTGGTAAGAGAGCTGACATTGTGACTGCTACTATTGACGGAAAGGTTGTCACTTGGGAAAACAACTGGTTTGGCGGCGCGCCAACAGACAAACCTGCTGCTCCCTCAGCTCCTGCGGTGCAAGCTGGAGCCGGTGCTGCAGTATATTCGAATAAAAAGACCGGAAACGATGCTAAACCCAAGTCCAAATTCGTCCCATCAGGATCTGACTGGGACAGAGTGGCTTACTACAACGCCAAAGACCAAACTGCGAATAACGTCATCTTCATGGGCAACTACGGCGGCCAGGGATCCGGCGCCTGGAGCAG CACCTGGGGCAATTCTCTCGCCTACCTCAACGCCCAAGGCACCGGTGGTTCCTCATCTCCCCAAACCCTCAAAGACATCTACATTCCCTCCAACAAGGAattctccgtcttctccGCCGAGAAATGCGACTCCAGCTGCGGCTTCTCACTCGCCCCAGACGTCGCATACAAGGGCTTCAGCGGCGCCAGCAAGATCTTCCTATTCGAATTCAAAATGCCTCTTGATGGCAAGCGTTGTCCTGACGGGGGGTACTCCTGTCCCGGACTCGCACCCGATATGCCTGCGATATGGGCTCTGAATGACGCAATCCCCCACGCCGCTCAGTATAACGCCTGCTCTTGCTGGGACTCCGGGTGTGGCGAGTTTGACATCTTTGAGGTCTTGTCGCCGGGGAATAAGAGATGCATTACTGCCTTTCACATGGATAACGATGCGAGGAGCTTGGACTATTTTGATAGACCGGTGGACAAGTTTATCAAGGTGGCTGCTATTTTTCATGGGAAGAGTGGCAGTATTGCGGTGAAGAAGTTGTCTGATCGGGTTGACTTTTCCAAGGGTCTTGATGATGGGACTGTTTTGGGATGGTTGAATCGGCCGATGGATGAGGTGGAGTCCAAGTTGAGCAGCTTGTTCCAGATGCCGAGCTGA
- a CDS encoding uracil DNA glycosylase superfamily protein (similar to Metarhizium acridum CQMa 102 XP_007812567.1), whose amino-acid sequence MDEEQDRKPATFTGRIQLEAFKYTSPEPSTLRRNPPRAASTPSRTSTPKDESPSISSPRKRSSSQYPAKKKRARTASGYAPPSTYAHLPLLPDAIAQNLLVLFVGLNPGIRTATTGHAYNHPSNLFWKLMYTSGVTPRRCYAEEDRQMPELYSLGLTNIVARPTRNGSELSKAEMDDGVALLEEKARKYRPESMCVVGKSIWESIWRVRHGRNVGKLFKYGWQDEEENMGVVEGEWGGARVFVASSTSGLAATLSPAEKERIWGELGAWVKMRRAEREVAEIKEEEE is encoded by the coding sequence ATGGACGAAGAACAAGACCGCAAGCCAGCAACCTTCACAGGCCGCATCCAACTAGAAGCCTTCAAATACACCTCCCCAGAACCAAGTACCCTTCGTCGCAATCCCCCCCGCGCAGCATCCACCCCCTCCCGCACCAGCACTCCCAAAGATGAATccccatccatctcatcaccCAGAAAACGTTCATCCTCCCAATATCCcgccaagaagaaacgaGCCCGCACAGCGTCAGGCTACGCACCGCCATCCACATACGCCCATCTCCCTCTCCTTCCTGACGCTATAGCGCAAAATCTGCTCGTCCTGTTTGTCGGACTCAACCCCGGCATACGGACCGCCACCACAGGACACGCGTATAACCACCCGTCCAATCTGTTCTGGAAGCTCATGTACACTAGTGGAGTTACGCCGCGGCGGTGCTACGCGGAGGAGGATCGACAGATGCCGGAGTTGTACTCTCTTGGGTTGACGAATATTGTGGCGAGGCCGACAAGGAATGGCTCAGAGTTGAGTAAGGCGGAGATGGATGACGGGGTGGCTCTTTTGGaggagaaggcgaggaagtATCGGCCAGAGAGTATGTGTGTTGTTGGGAAGAGTATCTGGGAGAGTATATGGCGGGTGAGGCATGGGAGAAACGTGGGCAAGTTGTTCAAGTATGGGTGGcaggatgaggaggagaataTGGGGGTTGTGGAGGGGGAATGGGGTGGTGCGAGGGTGTTTGTTGCGTCGAGTACGAGTGGGTTGGCTGCGACGCTGTCGCCggctgagaaggagaggatTTGGGGGGAGTTGGGGGCGTGggtgaagatgaggagggcgGAGAGGGAGGTTGCTGAGAtaaaggaggaggaggaatgA
- a CDS encoding arylsulfatase precursor (similar to Pyrenophora tritici-repentis Pt-1C-BFP XP_001940883.1), with protein MDSSKDQPPGLSLMIRSFFIFTTLLLPLNVWGQEEDDVNANAGPGGKKPNIILFLTDDQDLHMNSLDYQAVVQKEFVQKGTWFKKHFCTIALCCPSRVSLLTGKHAHNTNITDVKLPYGGYNRFVEQGLNENYLPVWLQEAGYSTYYAGKLMNDHDLNTYNKPIARGWTQSDFLLDPNTYIFYNASMTLDNTTPKFHPGKYSTDLLANRSVEFLNEAINAKKPFFLGIAPIAPHSETVKLPGKPPVFTEPVPAERHRHLFPDAKVPRTPNFNPDTPGAAAFMATMPKLTDEQVKFNDAFYRLRLQSLQSVDEMVQAVIKRLEANPEVLANTYLFYTSDNGFHIGQHRLPPGKACSIEENVNIPFLARGPGIAAGAVAKFPTSHTDIAPTIMQLAGVKQREDFDGLPIPLTKKAQNSPCLRKAEHVNVEFWGTINAEGTMFAKLNANPPIVTSKSLRVVGEDYDFSYVVWCTNEHELYDMKVDPFQMKNLMNSTVTSGMSIPQLKTRLDTLLLTLKTCKGKVCYRPWETVFPSGTVKTLGDAMNPKYDSFFNSQEKVTFSACAKGYIQAVEGALKSKPYTGK; from the exons ATGGACTCTTCCAAGGACCAGCCTCCTGGATTGAGCTT AATGATACGTTCATTTTTCATCTTTACGACATTGCTCTTGCCGCTGAATGTTTGGGgccaagaggaagatgacgtGAACGCCAACGCTGGGCCGGGTGGGAAGAAGCCCAAtatcatcctcttcctgaCGGACGACCAGGACCTGCACATGAACTCCCTTGATTATCAGGCAGTCGTTCAGAAGGAGTTTGTTCAAAAGGGCACCTGGTTCAAGAAGCACTTTTGCACCATTGCCCTGTGCTGTCCATCTAGAGTTTCGCTCCTCACGGGCAAACATGCACACAACACTAATATAACGGATGTTAAACTT CCTTATG GTGGCTACAACAGGTTTGTCGAGCAGGGCCTCAATGAAAACTACCTACCCGTCTGGCTGCAGGAGGCCGGATACAGTACCTATTATGCCGGCAAACTTATGAATGATCACGATCTTAACACCTATAATAAACCAATTGCCCGGGGTTGGACGCAATCTGACT TCCTGTTGGATCCCAACACCTACATCTTCTATAACGCGTCAATGACGCTGGACAATACTACCCCTAAGTTCCATCCCGGGAAATACTCGACCGACCTGCTTGCAAACAGGTCCGTCGAGTTCTTGAATGAAGCAATTAATGCGAAGAagcccttcttcctcggcatTGCGCCGATTGCGCCTCATTCTGAGACGGTGAAACTCCCGGGCAAGCCGCCGGTTTTTACGGAACCTGTGCCGGCAGAGAGACATAGGCACTTGTTTCCAGACGCAAAAGTTCCAAGAACGCCCAACTTTAACCCTGATACT CCCGGGGCTGCTGCCTTCATGGCAACGATGCCCAAACTTACCGACGAgcaggtcaagttcaatgaCGCCTTTTACCGCCTTCGTCTCCAGTCTCTCCAGTCAGTCGACGAGATGGTCCAGGCCGTCATCAAGAGACTCGAGGCCAACCCCGAGGTTCTCGCCAACACCTACCTATTCTACACTTCAGACAATGGCTTTCATATTGGCCAGCATAGACTACCGCCAGGAAAGGCGTGCAGCATAGAAGAGAACGTGAATATCCCCTTCTTGGCCCGCGGACCGGGCATAGCAGCCGGCGCGGTGGCCAAGTTTCCAACTTCGCATACTGACATCGCGCCGACCATCATGCAGCTCGCTGGCGTGAAACAACGCGAGGACTTTGATGGCTTGCCTATACCCCTTACGAAGAAGGCCCAGAATTCGCCGTGCCTGCGAAAGGCTGAGCATGTCAACGTTGAGTTTTGGGGCACAATCAATGCTGAGGGAACCATGTTTGCCAAACTTA ATGCCAATCCGCCCATTGTCACATCTAAGTCGCTTCGTGTCGTCGGCGAAGACTACGACTTTTCATACGTGGTGTGGTGCACCAATGAACATGAGCTGTATGACATGAAG GTCGACCCCTTCCAGATGAAAAACTTGATGAACTCTACAGTCACGTCGGGCATGAGCATCCCCCAGCTTAAGACCCGCCTCGACACGCTTCTTCTCACGCTCAAGACCTGCAAAGGGAAAGTGTGCTACCGTCCTTGGGAAACTGTCTTCCCGTCGGGTACAGTGAAGACCCTTGGTGACGCGATGAATCCGAAATAtgacagcttcttcaactcgcAGGAGAAGGTGACGTTCTCGGCTTGCGCCAAGGGATACATCCAGGCTGTTGAAGGCGCTTTGAAGTCCAAGCCATATACCGGGAAGTAA
- a CDS encoding lysyl-tRNA synthetase (similar to Cordyceps militaris CM01 XP_006670641.1), whose amino-acid sequence MRPSVCLRLARQSAAISQRCSTRRKGPFPRTGSSLTLELRSGVTPFRGAARWLSSDTDKSSSRFAGSQDGNSESLSPFKQHRRDELREDQQSEAPLYADPYPRLESSTNRRSVPEFLDDFDERAPSEEVMLTGRVRSKRVVGKSLIFLDIVNEFQKVQIMINKNKCVSEKHGSIQKFSLFKNLIQVGDHISITGHATRTKAGEPTLQATQLPELLSPSMEQIPEKLTDPKARMADRHVDMLVNREVVDVLRLRAEITKYMRDHFHSKRFLEFQTPILAENAGGAVARPFITQATEFRNKDLALRIAPELWLKRLVVGGVDKVFEIGPAFRNEGVDATHNPEFTMCEFYSAYTNLSDLIKETEELLHGLAKHTQDLISTQLTTLPPIDLSRFVRPFKQVEFVPALEEAMGVRFPKLSSENALPELLAILKLAGIKIPGEVPNSLPKLLDRLAAVYIEPMSFHEPLFITNHPVCMSPLAKGFLCPKTYQLVSARAELFVGGRELANMYEEENDPEEQKRKLAAHRTLVNKPNGEVGFDDAPKDDESEPTLAEEAEMDEWEASPLDQSYVKVLDYGLPPTGGWGCGVERLVMLFSGANRISDCLSFGTLRNVVGLSADEKADKSV is encoded by the exons ATGAGACCATCTGTTTGCCTTCGGCTGGCTCGCCAGTCTGCCGCCATATCTCAAAGATGTTCGACCAGGCGCAAAGGTCCGTTCCCACGGACAGGTAGCTCTCTGACTCTGGAGCTGCGCTCTGGAGTGACACCCTTCCGAGGAGCGGCTCGTTGGTTGTCTTCGGACACTGATAAAAGCTCTTCGAGATTTGCGGGTAGTCAGGATGGCAACAGCGAAAGCCTGTCGCCATTCAAGCAACATCGACGAGACGAGCTGCGTGAAGACCAGCAGAGTGAAGCTCCGCTCTACGCTGACCCGTATCCTCGATTAGAGTCTTCCACAAACCGGAGGAGCGTTCCAGAATTCTTGGACGACTTCGATGAGCGAGCCCCCAGTGAAGAAGTGATGTTGACAGGTCGTGTTCGTTCAAAGCGTGTAGTCGGCAAATCCCTAATCTTCCTCGACATCGTGAACGAATTCCAGAAAGTACAAATCATGATCAACAAGAATAAATGCGTGTCAGAGAAGCATGGCAGTATACAAAAGTTCTCCCTCTTTAAAAACTTGATCCAAGTTGGCGATCACATCT CGATTACCGGTCATGCCACTCGTACCAAAGCCGGAGAACCAACTCTCCAGGCCACTCAACTCCCAGAGCTTCTGTCTCCGTCAATGGAACAGATTCCCGAAAAGCTCACCGATCCTAAGGCGAGAATGGCAGACCGACATGTCGATATGCTCGTGAATAGAGAAGTAGTCGACGTGCTTAGATTACGAGCCGAAATCACAAAGTATATGAGAGATCACTTTCACTCGAAGAGATTCCTGGAGTTTCAAACCCCGATCCTGGCTGAAAATGCTGGTGGAGCGGTTGCTCGCCCTTTCATCACCCAGGCCACCGAGTTTCGGAATAAGGATCTTGCTCTGCGAATTGCACCAGAACTTTGGTTGAAGCGCcttgttgttggaggtgttgataaggtgtttgagattggCCCTGCCTTCCGTAATGAAGGCGTCGATGCTACTCATAACCCAGAGTTTACAATGTGCGAGTTCTACAGCGCCTATACCAACCTCTCGGACCTGATCAAGGAAACGGAAGAGCTCCTCCACGGCCTCGCCAAACATACACAGGATCTGATTTCAACTCAACTCACCACACTCCCACCCATCGACTTGAGCCGGTTTGTGCGACCTTTCAAGCAGGTGGAATTCGTGCCCGCACTCGAAGAAGCAATGGGCGTTCGGTTTCCGAAACTTTCATCTGAAAATGCCCTTCCAGAGCTCCTCGCAATTCTAAAACTCGCCGGAATCAAAATCCCCGGTGAGGTACCTAACTCTCTCCCCAAGCTTCTCGATCGGCTCGCAGCAGTATACATAGAGCCCATGTCCTTCCACGAACCgctcttcatcaccaatcATCCGGTCTGCATGTCTCCCTTGGCCAAGGGCTTCCTGTGTCCGAAAACCTACCAACTCGTGTCCGCCCGTGCAGAGCTCTTTGTAGGTGGTCGCGAACTAGCAAACATGTACGAGGAGGAGAATGATCCGGAAGAGCAAAAGCGCAAACTTGCTGCTCACCGTACACTTGTAAATAAACCCAACGGCGAAGTTGGATTTGATGATGCACCAAAAGATGACGAATCTGAACCTACACTTGCCGAAGAAGCAGAGATGGACGAGTGGGAAGCGTCACCGCTGGACCAGAGCTACGTGAAGGTCCTGGATTACGGTTTACCACCAACTGGGGGCTGGGGTTGTGGTGTAGAAcggctggtgatgctgttcTCTGGGGCAAATCGGATTAGCGATTGTTTGAGCTTTGGAACGTTGCGAAATGTGGTTGGCTTGTCggcggatgagaaggctGATAAGAGTGTTTAG